A genome region from Phoenix dactylifera cultivar Barhee BC4 chromosome 18, palm_55x_up_171113_PBpolish2nd_filt_p, whole genome shotgun sequence includes the following:
- the LOC103716728 gene encoding bax inhibitor 1, whose protein sequence is MDSFFQSQAGFGTSWSYESLKNFRQISPAVQNHLKLVYLTLCGALAASAAGAFLHILWNIGGFLTMLGCFISIAWLFSSPVYEERKRLGLLMAASFFEGASVGPLVKLAIDFDSSVLITAFVGTALAFACFSGAAIVAKRREFLYLGGLLSSGLSILLWLQFAASIFGHSAATFKVELYFGLLLFLGYVVFDTQEIIERAHLGDLDFIKHALTLFTDFVAVLVRILIIMLKNASEKSEDKKRKKRS, encoded by the exons ATGGATTCCTTCTTCCAGTCCCAGGCCGGTTTTGGAACCAGTTGGAGCTACGAATCGCTGAAGAATTTTAGGCAGATCTCTCCCGCCGTGCAGAATCACCTTAAGCTG GTTTACCTGACACTATGTGGTGCACTAGCGGCTTCTGCAGCTGGAGCATTCTTGCACATTTTGTGGAACATTGGTGGCTTCTTGACAATGCTTGGATGCTTCATAAGCATCGCTTGGTTATTCTCTTCACCTGTATATGAGGAA AGAAAGAGATTGGGCCTTCTGATGGCTGCTTCCTTCTTTGAAGGGGCTTCTGTGGGTCCGCTGGTAAAGCTAGCCATCGACTTTGACTCAAG CGTACTTATAACTGCATTTGTGGGGACTGCTCTGGCCTTCGCCTGTTTCTCTGGAGCTGCCATAGTAGCTAAGCGGCGTGAGTTCCTTTACTTGGGTGGCTTGCTTTCTTCTGGCCTTTCCATCCTCCTCTGGCTGCAGTTCGCAGCCTCCATCTTTGGCCACTCTGCTGCTACATTCAAGGTCGAG CTTTACTTCGGGCTGTTGCTATTTCTAGGATACGTGGTCTTTGACACTCAGGAGATCATTGAGAGAGCACACCTTGGGGACCTGGATTTTATCAAACATGCCCTGACACTCTTCACCGACTTTGTCGCAGTTCTTGTTCGTATTCTCATCATCATG CTGAAGAATGCGTCCGAGAAGTCTGAAgataagaagaggaagaagagatcaTAA
- the LOC113462254 gene encoding heavy metal-associated isoprenylated plant protein 39-like, whose product MSADKKKIVLKLDLHDDKAKARAMARVSSLQGIDSLAIDMKEKKLTVTGEVDPVDVVGKLKKCWYPEILSVGPAKEEKKKEEPKKEGDKKKEAYEDYKSPVAVYYWIQPAEESPCACVIC is encoded by the exons ATGTCTGCAGACAAGAAG AAGATTGTGTTGAAATTGGATTTGCATGATGACAAGGCCAAAGCGAGGGCTATGGCAAGAGTCTCCAGCCTCCAGG GGATTGATTCCCTCGCCATAGACATGAAAGAGAAGAAGTTGACGGTGACCGGAGAGGTCGACCCGGTTGATGTTGTGGGCAAGCTAAAGAAATGCTGGTACCCCGAAATTCTTTCGGTCGGACCagccaaagaagagaagaagaaagaggagccGAAGAAGGAAGGCGACAAGAAAAAAGAAGCATACGAGGATTACAAATCTCCTGTGGCTGTGTACTACTGGATTCAGCCTGCTGAGGAGAGTCCATGTGCTTGTGTAATATGTTAA
- the LOC103716727 gene encoding heavy metal-associated isoprenylated plant protein 39-like, which yields MSADKKKIVLKLYLHDDKAKTKAMARVSSLQGIDSLAIDMNEQKLTVTGDVDPVDVVRNLRKCWYTEILSVGPAKEEKKKEEPKKEGGDKKKEAYQDYKSHVTVYHCVQCAEENPNACVTC from the exons ATGTCTGCAGACAAGAAG AAGATTGTGTTGAAATTGTATTTGCATGATGACAAGGCCAAAACGAAGGCTATGGCAAGAGTCTCCAGCCTCCAGG GGATTGATTCCCTCGCCATAGACATGAATGAGCAGAAGTTGACGGTGACCGGAGACGTCGACCCGGTTGATGTTGTCCGCAACCTAAGGAAATGCTGGTACACCGAAATTCTTTCGGTCGGACCagccaaagaagagaagaagaaagaggagccGAAGAAGGAAGGGGGCGACAAGAAAAAAGAAGCATACCAGGATTACAAATCTCATGTGACTGTGTACCACTGCGTTCAGTGTGCTGAGGAGAATCCAAATGCTTGTGTAACATGTTAA